A single genomic interval of Spirosoma linguale DSM 74 harbors:
- a CDS encoding Uracil phosphoribosyltransferase (PFAM: phosphoribosyltransferase~KEGG: pca:Pcar_1616 pyrimidine regulatory protein PyrR) gives MNQQRLILSSPLLEIVVSRLAQQLIENYQDFADTVILGMQPRGIYFAERVARELNRILGYDVPLGYLDATFYRDDFRRRDTPLRANTTNVPFIIENKRVILIDDVLATGRMVRAALDAMTAFGRPRKVELLVLIDRRYNRDLPIKPDYTGKRVNTLESQQVLVEWTEQGAEADRIWLVG, from the coding sequence ATGAATCAACAGCGTCTAATACTGTCCAGTCCACTACTCGAAATTGTTGTGAGCCGACTGGCGCAGCAACTCATTGAGAATTACCAGGATTTCGCGGATACCGTTATTCTCGGTATGCAGCCGAGGGGGATTTATTTTGCCGAACGCGTAGCCCGCGAACTGAATCGCATACTCGGGTATGATGTTCCGCTTGGGTATCTGGACGCGACATTTTACCGGGATGATTTCCGACGGCGTGATACACCCTTACGGGCCAATACCACCAACGTGCCTTTTATTATCGAGAACAAACGCGTTATTCTTATCGACGACGTGCTGGCAACCGGCCGAATGGTGCGGGCCGCCCTCGACGCGATGACCGCCTTTGGCCGACCCCGTAAAGTAGAACTCCTGGTGCTAATTGATCGTCGGTATAACCGCGACCTGCCCATCAAGCCCGATTATACCGGCAAACGGGTAAATACGCTGGAGTCGCAGCAGGTTTTGGTCGAATGGACTGAGCAGGGAGCTGAGGCCGATCGTATCTGGTTAGTAGGTTAA
- a CDS encoding peptidyl-tRNA hydrolase (KEGG: sat:SYN_02769 peptidyl-tRNA hydrolase~TIGRFAM: peptidyl-tRNA hydrolase~PFAM: peptidyl-tRNA hydrolase): MKFLLVGLGNIGPEYALTRHNAGFMVLDRLAAQNDFSFSMTRLAYTAKWQHKGKQLFFVKPTTYMNLSGKAVSYYMKQENIPIENILIITDDKDLPFGKLRLKPKGSPGGHNGLKNIDDILGTQEYARLRVGIGNNFSKGRQVDFVLGQFPEDELIQLPDYLDRAGGAALSFCTMGIQMAMNNYNQ, translated from the coding sequence ATGAAATTCTTACTCGTTGGTCTGGGCAATATCGGCCCTGAATATGCACTGACCCGCCACAATGCGGGCTTTATGGTTCTCGACCGTCTGGCTGCCCAGAATGACTTCAGCTTTTCCATGACTCGCCTGGCTTACACGGCCAAATGGCAGCATAAAGGCAAGCAGTTGTTTTTTGTAAAGCCAACCACCTACATGAATTTGAGCGGCAAGGCAGTTTCCTACTACATGAAGCAGGAAAATATCCCCATCGAGAATATCCTGATTATCACCGACGATAAAGATTTACCCTTTGGCAAACTACGGTTAAAGCCGAAAGGATCGCCTGGCGGGCATAATGGCTTGAAGAATATCGACGACATTTTAGGGACGCAGGAATACGCCCGGCTTCGGGTTGGTATTGGCAACAATTTCTCGAAAGGACGGCAGGTCGATTTTGTGCTGGGGCAGTTTCCGGAGGACGAACTGATCCAATTACCGGACTATTTGGACCGGGCAGGTGGCGCAGCCCTCAGTTTTTGTACTATGGGCATACAAATGGCCATGAATAATTACAACCAATGA
- a CDS encoding Nucleotidyltransferase, predicted (PFAM: Nucleotidyltransferase, predicted~KEGG: pmr:PMI1543 hypothetical protein), with protein MTIQDLRDNQLILFECISGSRAYGTDLPTSDTDIRGVFILPQADLYGLHYVEQVNDAKNDVIFYELRRFVELLAKNNPNILELLCAPADCILQKHPLFDRLQVSDFLSKRCRDTFAGYAASQIKKARGLNKKIVNPLPRERKSLLHFCYVVTGQKSVPVLDWLLAHNRKTEQCGLVSVPHARDMYALYYDETTSLGFQGLISHEESTAVSLSSIPTGHAPVAHLYVNQDGYSSYCKDYREYWNWVEKRNAARYENTVEHGKNYDAKNMMHTFRLLDMALEILQTGQVMVRRPNREELLSIRSGAFDYDELLAQAEEKLNQIDAAAQTSLLPEHPDLAAIEHILVGLRTELYATRAY; from the coding sequence ATGACCATTCAGGACCTACGCGACAACCAGTTAATACTATTCGAGTGCATTAGTGGTAGCCGGGCGTATGGAACAGATTTACCTACCTCCGATACCGACATCCGGGGTGTTTTTATTCTGCCACAAGCCGATCTTTATGGGCTCCACTATGTAGAGCAGGTGAACGACGCTAAAAACGACGTTATTTTCTACGAACTGCGCCGGTTTGTCGAGCTGCTCGCCAAAAACAATCCAAATATTCTGGAATTGCTCTGCGCACCCGCCGACTGTATTCTTCAGAAACACCCCTTATTTGATCGGCTGCAGGTGAGTGACTTTCTGTCGAAGCGTTGCCGGGATACCTTTGCCGGTTACGCAGCCAGTCAGATCAAGAAAGCGCGGGGGCTGAACAAAAAGATCGTGAACCCGCTCCCCAGAGAGCGCAAATCATTACTTCATTTTTGCTATGTCGTGACCGGGCAAAAGTCCGTTCCTGTACTGGACTGGCTGTTGGCTCATAACCGGAAAACCGAACAGTGCGGCCTGGTCAGTGTTCCCCACGCCCGCGATATGTATGCGTTGTACTACGACGAAACCACTTCGCTGGGCTTTCAGGGTCTGATTTCTCACGAAGAGTCAACCGCTGTTTCGCTCAGCAGCATTCCGACAGGCCATGCCCCTGTTGCGCATCTGTACGTTAATCAGGACGGCTATTCGAGTTACTGCAAAGACTACCGAGAGTACTGGAACTGGGTCGAAAAACGCAATGCAGCACGGTACGAGAATACGGTTGAGCACGGCAAAAATTACGATGCCAAGAATATGATGCACACGTTTCGGCTGCTGGATATGGCACTCGAAATCCTGCAAACGGGTCAGGTTATGGTGCGTCGGCCAAATCGAGAGGAGTTGCTGTCTATTCGCTCCGGTGCCTTCGACTACGATGAGTTGCTGGCGCAAGCCGAAGAAAAGTTAAACCAGATTGATGCCGCTGCTCAGACAAGCCTTCTGCCTGAGCACCCGGACCTTGCTGCAATTGAGCATATTCTGGTCGGCCTGAGAACGGAATTATACGCAACACGGGCCTATTAG
- a CDS encoding conserved hypothetical protein (KEGG: rlt:Rleg2_4665 hypothetical protein) codes for MNYRLFSLLVLGLLFSKSLIAQEVEQWGRFEKTFTAKATGNPFTEVTLTAELSNGYTTYSVAGFYDGKDTFKIRFMPPKTGKWRYKTSSNVAGLTNKKGEFTCVAAARGNSGPVRVSDMYAFKYADGTNYYPFGTTAYAWTHMGEETQEITLNTLKNSGFNKLRMCVFPKNYELVKEAPDLFPFEIKEQKKDADGKPYTVWNFDKFNPAFFQHLEKRIDDLNKLGIEADLILFHPYDKGRWGFDAMPNEVNIRYLKYLLARLSSYKNVWWSLANEWDYVKSKTVSDWDLLAKTVAQNDPYKHLCSIHGATATYYDYRKPEFTHVSIQDETPVQSPNAAAMLRHIYHKPVIADEVGYEGNLKSRWGRYSPEEMTYLVWNGVLGGTYVTHGECYMAAPTDTIFWAKGGMFKGTSWKRIAFLRQIVEAFPNPLSLSDVSRDNVTATAGDGQYLVYFGKQTNDSWLFNLPAKNSSFQKLTAGQRFKVEVIDTWDMTIQPDPQIFETASENDYRLYDKTLKKVRLPLKPYVALRITEIK; via the coding sequence ATGAATTACAGATTATTCTCCCTATTGGTACTCGGTCTACTTTTTTCAAAATCACTCATTGCGCAGGAGGTTGAGCAATGGGGACGTTTTGAAAAAACATTCACGGCCAAAGCGACGGGAAACCCGTTTACCGAGGTGACCTTAACGGCTGAATTGTCAAATGGATACACAACCTATTCTGTAGCGGGATTTTATGATGGAAAGGATACATTCAAAATTCGGTTCATGCCGCCGAAGACGGGCAAATGGCGCTATAAAACCAGTAGTAATGTTGCCGGGCTAACTAATAAAAAGGGAGAATTTACATGCGTAGCTGCCGCCAGAGGCAATTCTGGACCGGTTCGGGTCAGTGACATGTATGCCTTTAAATACGCCGACGGGACAAACTATTACCCGTTTGGAACAACCGCCTATGCCTGGACACACATGGGCGAGGAAACGCAGGAGATTACGCTCAACACCTTAAAAAATTCAGGATTTAACAAACTCCGCATGTGTGTTTTTCCGAAGAACTATGAGTTAGTCAAAGAAGCGCCCGACCTGTTTCCCTTTGAGATAAAGGAACAGAAAAAAGATGCGGACGGAAAACCATACACCGTCTGGAATTTCGACAAGTTCAACCCTGCTTTTTTTCAGCACCTTGAGAAGCGAATTGACGACTTGAACAAGCTGGGTATCGAAGCCGATCTGATTCTCTTTCATCCGTATGACAAAGGACGCTGGGGCTTCGACGCTATGCCGAACGAGGTGAACATTCGCTACCTGAAGTACCTGCTGGCCCGACTCTCATCTTACAAAAACGTCTGGTGGTCGCTGGCGAATGAGTGGGATTATGTGAAAAGCAAAACCGTAAGTGACTGGGACCTGCTGGCCAAAACCGTCGCACAAAACGACCCGTATAAGCACCTCTGCTCCATACACGGCGCTACGGCCACGTACTATGACTACCGGAAGCCCGAGTTCACACACGTAAGCATACAGGACGAAACGCCGGTTCAGTCTCCCAACGCGGCCGCCATGCTGAGGCATATTTACCACAAGCCCGTAATTGCTGACGAGGTGGGTTACGAAGGCAATCTGAAATCCCGCTGGGGCCGATACAGTCCCGAAGAAATGACCTATCTCGTCTGGAACGGGGTGCTTGGCGGCACGTACGTTACCCACGGCGAGTGTTATATGGCGGCTCCGACAGACACAATTTTCTGGGCCAAAGGCGGAATGTTCAAAGGGACGAGCTGGAAGCGGATTGCCTTTCTCCGACAAATCGTTGAAGCGTTCCCTAACCCTCTGAGCCTTTCGGACGTTAGCCGGGACAATGTAACGGCTACCGCCGGAGATGGCCAGTATCTGGTTTACTTTGGAAAACAAACGAACGATAGCTGGCTATTCAACCTGCCGGCCAAAAACAGCTCCTTTCAGAAATTAACGGCGGGCCAGCGGTTTAAGGTCGAGGTGATCGACACCTGGGACATGACCATCCAGCCAGACCCGCAGATTTTTGAAACAGCCAGCGAAAACGACTACCGACTTTATGACAAAACGCTTAAAAAAGTCCGCCTTCCGCTAAAACCTTATGTAGCGCTCCGCATAACCGAAATCAAGTAA
- a CDS encoding protein of unknown function DUF692 (PFAM: protein of unknown function DUF692~KEGG: scl:sce0141 hypothetical protein), with translation MSRLYSSLACNLDTNSLQASLPLFEAEKVQAIEWSFDTLFALGEMPDWFAELLRAYSQEGRLIGHGVFFSLFSGKWTPDQQQWLKQLKALSADFTFDHLTEHVGFMTGEDFHKGAPISIPFTTSTLAIGRDRLLRLQDAGNCPVGLENLAVAYSLDDVKRQGDFLAQLLEAVNGFILLDLHNLYCQSQNFDLGIADIQALYPLDRVREIHISGGSWVPSTVNPTKQIRRDTHDESVPAAVFHALQQVIGQCPNLKYVVLEQLGTGLTTDVSRQHFREDFYTMDALIEATNQLNSHSPINSFLPLSETSIPETPMENPLLNQQQTELSAILETATDYGQAQLFLNASSLANSDWNIENWQPEMLETALAIAQKWKDGLV, from the coding sequence ATGTCCAGACTATACTCATCCCTTGCCTGCAATCTGGATACCAACAGCTTACAGGCATCGCTTCCTCTTTTTGAAGCTGAAAAAGTTCAGGCCATTGAGTGGTCGTTCGATACACTGTTTGCCCTTGGCGAAATGCCCGACTGGTTTGCGGAATTGCTCCGCGCTTACAGTCAGGAAGGTCGATTGATTGGGCACGGCGTTTTCTTTTCTCTCTTCTCCGGCAAATGGACGCCAGACCAGCAGCAGTGGCTGAAGCAGCTCAAGGCATTGTCGGCCGACTTTACTTTCGATCACCTCACTGAACATGTCGGTTTTATGACCGGTGAGGATTTTCATAAGGGTGCCCCCATCAGCATTCCTTTTACGACCTCAACGCTGGCGATAGGCCGCGACCGGCTGCTACGGCTCCAGGATGCGGGTAACTGCCCGGTTGGTCTGGAGAACCTGGCAGTCGCTTACTCGCTCGACGATGTAAAACGGCAGGGTGACTTTCTGGCTCAACTGCTCGAAGCAGTCAATGGATTCATTCTTTTAGACTTACATAATCTGTATTGCCAAAGTCAGAACTTCGACCTAGGCATTGCTGATATACAAGCGCTGTACCCCCTCGACCGTGTCCGCGAAATTCATATATCGGGTGGAAGCTGGGTGCCATCCACCGTCAATCCGACAAAACAGATCCGGCGGGACACGCACGATGAGTCAGTACCAGCAGCGGTTTTCCACGCGCTGCAACAAGTTATCGGCCAATGCCCTAACCTGAAATATGTAGTGCTTGAGCAACTGGGCACTGGCCTCACGACAGATGTAAGTCGTCAGCATTTTCGGGAGGACTTCTATACGATGGATGCCCTTATTGAAGCTACCAACCAGCTAAACAGTCATTCGCCGATCAACTCTTTCCTGCCTTTATCTGAAACAAGCATTCCCGAAACGCCAATGGAGAATCCATTGCTTAACCAACAACAGACTGAACTATCGGCCATACTGGAAACCGCTACGGATTATGGTCAGGCTCAGTTGTTTCTGAACGCATCAAGTCTGGCGAATTCAGATTGGAATATCGAGAACTGGCAACCGGAAATGCTCGAAACAGCCCTTGCCATCGCTCAGAAATGGAAAGATGGGTTGGTGTAG
- a CDS encoding response regulator receiver protein (SMART: Helix-turn-helix, AraC domain~KEGG: xcc:XCC4073 AraC family transcriptional regulator), which translates to MTFDFNTYSSPLLFGFVQGWIYAILLWVRARREERLSDWLLGWVLVGQSFNIWEYMLGFGGIEILWRELEFFPRSLGYLFPVLCYFYLKSQVNADFRFSRRDIWHAVPFLVQVTYHLIVFSKGHDFVEQWKTTVHYPYHLEDVEFFVGVGLDVYYLILSLRLYRHYRAWIKTQFSETETISFRWFRNFLVALTAAMLFSLFMTLISATFNLDFWQNWWDKLAGVVLIYYVSIHGYAQAQPGRRLTFYPVSAEEPSALTELLPDSDHVMQREPVLVNQTVDNQLVKTSTGLTTDLMPWRDTLLTYMENERPYLDPDLSLTDLARRLKTNASVLSQVINAGTGKNFNDFVNQYRVDDFKQQALDPANGHLSLLGIALESGFNSKATFNRAFKKLSGQSPREFVESVER; encoded by the coding sequence ATGACGTTTGACTTCAACACGTATTCGTCGCCCCTGTTATTTGGCTTTGTGCAGGGCTGGATTTACGCTATCTTATTGTGGGTGAGGGCTCGTCGTGAAGAACGGCTGTCGGACTGGTTGCTGGGCTGGGTGCTGGTGGGGCAGAGCTTCAATATATGGGAGTATATGCTCGGATTTGGCGGTATTGAGATTCTCTGGCGCGAACTGGAGTTTTTCCCCCGTTCGCTCGGCTATCTGTTTCCGGTTCTATGCTATTTCTACCTCAAAAGTCAGGTTAATGCCGATTTTCGATTCTCCCGGCGCGACATCTGGCATGCCGTTCCGTTTCTGGTTCAGGTTACCTATCACCTCATCGTTTTTTCGAAGGGCCATGATTTTGTCGAGCAGTGGAAAACAACGGTACACTACCCCTATCACCTGGAGGATGTTGAGTTTTTTGTGGGTGTTGGCCTGGATGTATACTACCTGATTTTGTCCCTGCGCCTGTACCGGCACTACCGGGCCTGGATAAAAACGCAGTTTTCAGAAACCGAAACCATTAGTTTCCGCTGGTTCCGAAACTTCTTAGTCGCCCTCACGGCCGCGATGTTGTTCAGTCTGTTCATGACGCTGATTAGTGCGACGTTCAATCTCGATTTCTGGCAGAACTGGTGGGACAAACTGGCGGGTGTCGTCCTGATTTATTACGTGAGTATTCACGGTTACGCGCAGGCACAGCCCGGTCGGCGGTTAACGTTTTATCCGGTGTCGGCAGAAGAGCCCTCTGCGCTGACTGAATTGTTGCCTGACAGTGACCATGTCATGCAACGGGAGCCGGTGCTGGTGAATCAAACCGTAGATAATCAACTGGTAAAAACGTCTACGGGTCTGACAACGGATTTAATGCCTTGGCGTGACACCTTATTGACGTATATGGAAAACGAACGCCCGTACCTGGACCCCGATTTGTCTCTGACCGATCTGGCCCGCCGACTTAAGACCAATGCGTCCGTATTATCGCAGGTCATCAATGCCGGAACTGGCAAAAATTTCAACGATTTTGTAAACCAGTACCGGGTAGATGATTTTAAACAACAGGCTCTCGATCCTGCTAATGGTCATCTGAGTTTATTGGGTATTGCGCTCGAAAGTGGCTTTAATTCGAAAGCTACGTTCAATCGTGCCTTCAAGAAACTAAGCGGTCAGTCGCCCAGAGAATTCGTTGAGTCGGTAGAGCGATAG
- a CDS encoding TonB-dependent receptor (PFAM: TonB-dependent receptor; TonB-dependent receptor plug~KEGG: ccs:CCNA_00858 TonB-dependent receptor) encodes MVRYCILIFLLLAGRIITGQSLSGAVLDASRQPAPFAVVKLLRATDSTLVKGTITSEMGQYSFTDVIDGNYYVQASGVGMASATSAMVAVTAGRPVNVAPLLLVAVEQTLSSVVVRAKRALVEQQVDKTVLNVAADATAQGKTAYELLQQAPSVVIDPNDNIRMAGKQGVNVFIDGKPTNLSANDLANLLRATPASSIDKIELITNPSARFDAQGGAGIINIRFRRDKSLGLNGNVSAGYGQSDHHRANAAVDLNYRTRQLNLFSNVAVSDNYQITNVRLDRQTGSGQFLQRGYDTDGTRAVVYKAGVDFTIDSHQTAPRQTIGLIVSGNTSDNRFGTFTTTQLINSRNRLDSSIVNRATNGTSAQPAHNNRTNASLNYRYADTLGLELNLDADLTYFQNTSPNLITSDYYNADGQSLFRPQRRFDASTNIKIGTLKTDLVKEWKALHLKLETGLKHTDVSTDNDLLAFTGSAPEQPDVNRTNRFTYREIVNAAYASLNHSAGKWSVQGGLRVEHSNVNGRSTDLFERTIQRPDTTYLNLFPTAFVQYRATDNSQLGVNYGRRIGRPSYQDMNPFIYQIDPYTSQRGNPYLRPTYTHTLEASYTYKWASTVKLAYSHTNDFTTDVIRQEGLTAYQTVANVGQVDALNLSVSTPYQFTKWWSTYTYAGATWNRFRGSLSPAERFDQRTFAFEGYMQHSFTISKIWSAQASGFWSAPTQQTIYRIGGLGALNLSVQKKVMQERGKVTFGVDDVLNTMRWRQSADFQTQQFAIDRKWESRRVTIRFSYQFGSKDIKAARERETNSDAGRIKVKGNP; translated from the coding sequence ATGGTACGCTACTGTATACTCATTTTTCTGTTACTCGCAGGCCGAATAATCACCGGACAATCGTTGTCTGGCGCAGTACTTGACGCTTCCCGCCAACCCGCTCCTTTCGCTGTGGTTAAACTGCTGAGAGCTACTGATTCTACACTTGTGAAGGGAACGATCACGAGCGAAATGGGGCAGTATTCATTTACGGATGTCATCGATGGGAACTACTATGTACAGGCATCGGGGGTGGGAATGGCAAGCGCTACGAGTGCGATGGTAGCTGTTACAGCCGGGAGGCCAGTTAATGTGGCCCCACTGCTACTTGTAGCCGTTGAGCAAACGCTGAGCAGTGTTGTGGTGCGTGCCAAGCGAGCTCTTGTTGAGCAACAGGTTGATAAGACGGTGCTGAATGTTGCGGCAGATGCTACGGCACAAGGCAAGACGGCCTATGAACTGCTCCAGCAGGCACCCAGCGTCGTTATTGATCCGAATGATAACATACGAATGGCGGGCAAGCAGGGTGTCAACGTATTTATCGATGGTAAACCGACAAACCTGTCCGCCAACGATCTCGCCAATCTGCTCCGGGCAACACCCGCGTCGAGCATTGATAAGATAGAGTTGATTACCAACCCCTCCGCCCGATTCGATGCCCAGGGGGGCGCCGGTATCATTAACATCCGGTTCCGGCGCGACAAAAGCCTTGGGCTGAATGGAAATGTCTCTGCCGGATACGGCCAAAGCGATCACCATCGGGCCAATGCTGCCGTCGACCTGAACTACCGCACCCGGCAGCTGAACCTGTTTAGTAATGTAGCAGTAAGCGATAATTATCAGATTACCAATGTCCGGCTCGACCGGCAAACGGGAAGTGGGCAATTTCTCCAGCGTGGCTACGACACCGACGGCACAAGAGCCGTTGTTTATAAAGCCGGTGTCGACTTCACCATCGATAGCCACCAGACCGCGCCAAGGCAAACGATTGGGCTGATCGTGTCGGGAAATACGTCGGATAATCGGTTCGGCACATTCACCACTACCCAACTGATCAATAGCCGGAATAGGCTGGATTCGAGTATTGTGAACCGGGCAACGAACGGAACGTCGGCTCAACCTGCCCATAACAACCGAACCAACGCGTCTCTGAATTACCGCTATGCCGATACGCTGGGACTGGAACTGAACCTCGATGCCGATCTGACCTACTTCCAGAACACATCGCCCAACCTGATCACAAGCGATTACTATAACGCCGACGGCCAATCCCTTTTCCGACCTCAGCGCCGGTTCGATGCCAGTACAAACATCAAAATTGGTACGTTGAAGACTGATTTAGTAAAGGAGTGGAAAGCGCTTCATCTTAAACTCGAAACAGGGCTGAAACATACAGATGTCTCGACTGATAATGATTTGCTGGCATTTACGGGATCAGCGCCCGAACAGCCGGATGTGAACCGGACCAATCGGTTTACCTACCGGGAAATTGTGAATGCCGCTTATGCTTCGCTGAATCATTCAGCGGGCAAATGGTCGGTGCAGGGTGGCCTGCGAGTCGAGCATTCCAACGTGAACGGTCGGTCGACCGATCTGTTTGAGCGAACGATTCAGCGACCGGATACGACCTACCTGAACCTATTTCCGACGGCGTTTGTGCAGTACCGCGCTACCGACAACAGCCAGTTGGGTGTCAATTACGGACGGCGGATCGGGCGACCCAGTTATCAGGACATGAACCCTTTTATTTACCAGATCGACCCCTATACGAGCCAGCGCGGGAATCCCTATTTACGTCCCACCTACACCCACACCCTTGAAGCCAGTTATACGTACAAGTGGGCGTCGACGGTAAAGCTGGCCTACAGTCATACCAATGATTTTACGACGGATGTGATTCGGCAGGAGGGACTGACCGCTTACCAGACGGTTGCCAATGTGGGTCAGGTCGACGCGCTGAACCTGTCGGTCAGTACACCGTATCAGTTTACGAAATGGTGGAGTACCTATACCTATGCCGGGGCCACCTGGAACCGGTTTCGGGGAAGCCTTTCGCCAGCGGAGCGTTTCGACCAGCGGACGTTTGCTTTCGAAGGCTATATGCAACACTCCTTTACGATCTCGAAAATCTGGTCGGCACAGGCGTCGGGCTTTTGGAGTGCCCCTACGCAGCAGACGATTTACCGCATTGGTGGGCTTGGGGCGTTGAACCTGAGTGTGCAGAAGAAAGTCATGCAGGAGCGGGGTAAGGTCACATTCGGTGTGGATGATGTGTTGAACACCATGCGCTGGAGACAGTCAGCTGATTTTCAGACCCAGCAGTTTGCCATTGATCGTAAATGGGAGAGCCGCCGGGTCACTATCCGGTTCAGCTATCAGTTTGGCAGCAAAGACATCAAAGCCGCCCGCGAACGAGAGACTAACAGCGATGCCGGTCGAATTAAAGTAAAAGGGAATCCATAG